In Falco biarmicus isolate bFalBia1 chromosome 5, bFalBia1.pri, whole genome shotgun sequence, a single genomic region encodes these proteins:
- the KCNJ4 gene encoding inward rectifier potassium channel 4, which translates to MIQRAMGSVRVNRYSIVSTEEDGHKVSALGSMNGHSRNGKGHAPRRKHRNRFVKKNGQCNVYFANLSNKSQRYMADIFTTCVDTRWRYMLMIFSAAFLVSWLFFGFLFWCIAFFHGDLSTPAVGGGPSLLKPCIMHVNSFLGAFLFSVETQTTIGYGFRCVTEECPLAIMAVVVQSIVGCVIDSFMIGTIMAKMARPKKRAQTLLFSHHAVISVRDGKLCLMWRVGNLRRSHIVEAHVRAQLIKPYMTEEGEYLPLDQRDLNVGYDVGLDRIFLVSPIIIVHEIDEESPLYGIGKEELETENFEIVVILEGMVEATAMTTQARSSYLASEILWGHRFEPVVFEEKNHYKVDYSRFHKTYEVAGTPCCSARELQESKMTILPSPPPPSAFCYENELALVSQDEDEDDDEVGVVLGGNTKEEAGVIQMMDFGSHLDLERLQATLPLDAISYRRESAI; encoded by the exons ATGATACAGCGAGCCATGGGCAGCGTCCGAGTCAACCG aTACAGCATCGTCTCGACTGAAGAGGATGGGCACAAGGTTTCTGCACTGGGCAGCATGAATGGGCACAGCCGGAATGGGAAGGGCCATGCCCCACGAAGGAAGCACCGCAACCGTTTTGTGAAGAAGAACGGCCAGTGCAACGTCTACTTTGCCAACCTGAGCAACAAGTCTCAGCGCTACATGGCTGACATCTTCACCACCTGTGTGGACACGCGCTGGCGGTACATGCTTATGATCTTCTCTGCCGCCTTCCTGGTCTCCTGGCTCTTCTTTGGGTTCCTCTTCTGGTGCATTGCTTTCTTCCATGGTGACCTCAGTACACCGGCAGTGGGAGGTGGTCCCTCTCTCCTCAAGCCCTGCATCATGCATGTGAACAGCTTCCTAGgggcttttcttttctcagtggaGACACAGACAACCATTGGGTATGGCTTCCGCTGTGTGACTGAGGAGTGCCCACTGGCTATCATGGCAGTTGTGGTCCAGTCCATCGTGGGCTGTGTTATTGACTCCTTCATGATTGGCACTATCATGGCCAAGATGGCAAGGCCCAAGAAGCGGGCCCAGACCCTCCTCTTCAGTCACCATGCAGTCATCTCTGTGCGGGATGGCAAACTGTGCCTCATGTGGCGGGTGGGCAACCTGAGGAGGAGCCACATTGTAGAGGCCCATGTCCGAGCCCAGCTTATCAAGCCCTACATGACGGAGGAAGGGGAATACCTCCCCCTGGACCAGCGGGACCTAAATGTGGGCTACGACGTGGGCCTTGATCGTATATTTTTGGTCTCACCCATTATTATCGTTCATGAGATTGATGAGGAGAGCCCACTCTACGGGATTGGcaaggaggagctggagacagAGAACTTTGAGATTGTTGTTATCCTGGAGGGGATGGTGGAAGCCACAGCCATGACCACACAGGCACGAAGCTCTTACCTTGCTAGTGAAATCCTTTGGGGTCATCGTTTTGAACCAGTTGTGTTTGAGGAGAAGAACCACTACAAAGTGGATTATTCACGCTTTCACAAGACCTACGAGGTAGCTGGCACGCCTTGCTGCTCAGCCCGGGAGCTGCAAGAAAGCAAGATGACTATCCTAccttctcctccacctcctAGTGCCTTCTGCTACGAGAATGAGCTGGCTCTTGTCAGTCAAGAtgaagatgaagatgatgatgaagtGGGTGTGGTGTTAGGGGGCAACACGAAGGAGGAGGCAGGTGTCATCCAGATGATGGATTTTGGAAGCCACCTGGACCTGGAGCGGCTCCAGGCAACTCTGCCCCTAGATGCAATCTCATACCGCAGGGAGTCGGCCATCTAa
- the KDELR3 gene encoding ER lumen protein-retaining receptor 3, whose translation MNIFRILGDVSHLLAIIILLMKILKSKSCSGISGKSQILFALVFTTRYLDLFTTFISVYNTVMKVIFLMCAYITVYMIYVKFRKTFDSENDSFRLEFLLVPVTGLSFLENHSFTPLEILWTFSIYLEAVAILPQLFMISKTGEAETITTHYLFFLGLYRALYIANWVWRYYTENFYDQIAVVSGVVQTIFYCDFFYLYVTKVLKGKKLSLPMPV comes from the exons ATGAACATCTTCCGCATCCTGGGGGATGTCTCCCACTTGCTGGCCATCATCATCCTCCTGATGAAGATCCTGAAGTCCAAGTCCTGCTCTG GTATCTCTGGGAAGAGTCAGATTCTTTTTGCCCTTGTCTTCACAACCCGCTATCTGGACCTGTTCACAACCTTCATCTCTGTCTATAACACTGTAATGAAG gtGATTTTTTTGATGTGTGCCTACATCACCGTGTACATGATCTATGTGAAATTCCGGAAAACGTTTGACAGCGAGAATGACTCCTTTCGCCTCGAGTTCCTGCTGGTCCCTGTCACAGGCTTGTCATTTCTGGAGAACCACAGCTTCACACCCTTGGAG ATACTCTGGACCTTCTCCATCTACCTGGAGGCCGTGGCTATCCTTCCTCAGCTCTTCATGATCAGCAAGACAGGGGAAGCAGAGACCATCACGACGCACTACCTTTTCTTCCTGGGCCTCTACCGTGCTCTCTACATTGCCAACTGGGTCTGGCGCTACTACACGGAGAATTTCTATGATCAGATCGCTGTAGTTTCCGGGGTGGTACAAACCATCTTCTACTGTGACTTCTTCTATCTCTACGTTACCAAAG tcctaaaaggaaagaagctaAGTCTTCCCATGCCTGTTTGA